Genomic segment of Terriglobia bacterium:
AGGAAATTCTTGGGATACTCCTGCACCAGCGTGTGCACCACCTTGATGGCGTCGTCAAACCGCTCCTCGCGACGCAGAAAAAGTGACAGCGCCACGCGCGCGTCGGCGCTGGTCTGGCCTCCGGCCCGGCCCGCCTCTTCCAGATAGCGTAGGCCCTTGTTCTTGTCGCCATGGATTCCGGTGATGCCAATGGCCACCTTTACCAGCCAGGGCAGGCTGCCCACCACGTAGTTGTGCGCGCCCACGGTGGTTTTGGCGTCGGTCATGGACGGGTCCAGCTTCAGCACCTGCTCGTGATCGTTGCGCGCGGCCAGCGAGCTGCGCACCGCCGAATACCAGGCATGTTCGATCAGCGCCAGATAGGTTGACCGCAAGCCCTTGGTCACGCCCCGCGAATAAAGCGCCTGCACGTCGTTGGGATTGGCCTTGAGCCGCTTCTCCGCCAGGTCTTGCGCTTTGTCGGCCAGCTCTTTGATCTTTTGTTTGGTCGCAGCGTCCATGGGCACCTGCTTGGTGTCCAGAAATTTCTGATGGGTGTACAGGCTGGTGTCCAGCGCGTCATATCTGTACAGCTCGCGGAACAGCACTGCTTCCAGCAAGTGGTTCCAGGCCTGCGGATCGTCGGGGACCAGGTCCGCGGCCTTCTGAAAATCGCGGATGGCCAGATCGTATTCCAGCGTGTAGTAGTGGACGAAGCCATCGCGCGTGAGGACTTGAAACTCCGCGGAAGACGCCGGGTCGCTGGGACGCTCCAAAGGAATTGTGCGGGCCGGATCGCCGGCCTTCAATCCCGCCGGACAGCCAGCCAGCGCTGGGACGCAAACCAAGAACAACACTGTCCGGATTCTGCTGCGCGTCATCTTCAATCCCTGGCTTTGAGTCCCATCAAAAGTTTGGATGCGCCATGCTTTTTCGGCGGCACGGCGCCATACACACACTCGCGCCATTGTACCCGCAAAGAACACGCCAAGCTGCGTCGCCCTCAGCTTGGCCGATTGCACGGCTCAGATTTTTTCATGGACGATTTGCTTCGGCGTGTTCTTGCATGTGACTTAGCACGTTTGCGTAAGCCCAGCGCCGCAGTCGCGAAGTAATGATGGCCCAGGCTCGTAAGCTGGGAGCGCGTGAAGAATATTGTAGGCCCGGGCTTCAGGCCGGGATGCGCGGCAGCGCACCCGGGTAGGCCCGTTTCACCGCTGGCCTCCATTCATCGGCATCTGTGGCGGCGGCGGCGACGCGGGTTGCATAACGTAGATGACCTGCGGCGGGCGGTTGCCGGTGTTATCGCTGGCCGACCAGATCAGCGCCACCAGCCATCCCAGCACCGTCCATCCCAGAAAAAGATTCAGGACGCAAATCGCGCCTTGATTGTTGTGCCCGCGGCCGGACGCGATGATCGTCGGCAGAAAATAGGCGGCAATCGCCAGCACCACGGCCAGCAGGCCTACCAGCATTGCCCCGAAATCGGGGACCGGAACGTCAGACTGCATCAGGATCATTGCGAAGTTCATAGCGTTTTCTTTCCGGGGGTGTCTTGTTTCGGCGGCTTTGATGGAGGGGCGACACAACTAGGCTGTCTTCAATGGACTCATGCCATCTCAGGGCGGACGATCTCCAACAACCTTCCCTTCGCCCGCCCGTGTTCAATCGCATCTACCGACGGTCACAGATTCTGTTACGCCACTTTGATGGCCGGCTTCTTGACCTGCGGCGTCCTGACGATCATCACCGAGCACTTGGCATGCCGCGCTACCGACTCCGCCACGCTGCCCAGCAGGAATTTCTCTACGCCTCTCTTGCCATGCGATCCCAGCACGATGAGGTCGGCCTTCCAATCTTCGGCTGTGCCCACAATGCCCGTCCGGACCTCTTCGTCCACGATGCGGGTCTCCGCCTTGAATCCGGCGGCGCGCAGAACCTCAACCGCCTTGGCCAGGGAAACTTCCGCCAGCTTGGCCAGTTCTTTGCGTCTCTCCGCCATCTCCGGGACCCATCCCGCGGCCATTTCCGGCGGCGTCGAATAGACCAGCGGCTCAATCACTTCCAGCACAAGCACTTCAGTATCTTGCGGCCGGAATTGTAATGCCAGGGCCTTCGCCGCGGCTTCTGAGAATGTGGAACCATCTGTTGCCAGAAGGATTTTCATAACGTCTTCCTCCTATTAATCCATATAAATTCTCGCTCCGCAGCCTGATTTGTTGCGGTGACCGCCGTCACAATGCCGGATTCAGAATCTGGCGGCCCTCGGGCGGCCCCTTCGGTTCAGCTGCCACGTACTATCGCGCCGGGGTATTCAACTGGAAGACCAGCCGTGTTCCGCTGTCCAGTTTTACGTTGCCTGTGGATGAGGTGATCACCACCGAGTGCCCCGGGTCGGTGGCCGGAGCCTTGAGATAAAGGCCGTCCACGCCGGTTTGCCGTGCCCCCGGTGCGGGCCGTTGCGCCGTCTGCGACCAGATCGGCTCGTTGAGGGCGTGCGGCGTGGTGTCATGCGCGTTGCCTGAAGGCTGCAATCCACCTGCCCGGTCCATGGAGCTGTTCAGCGATGAATTTGAGATATCGGGCATCCGGACCGCTGGCCGGGGCGGGCTGATCAGCGTGTGGATCACCTCATTGAACGCCACTTCTCCTCCGTTTTTGAGGATGGCTTTATCGAATGCGATGCCCAGCCTGGATTCGGTTTCGTCCTTGGTGCGCGCTTGGACCTCCGTGATATGGCCCACCAGCTTGGTGCCTTGGGGGAAGACAATCTTGCCGTTCGACTTCGACTCCGCCGTCACCTTGGCGTTCACCGGGTCGCCGACTTTGGCTTTCTTGGCGTCCAGTGATTTCGTCAACTCGGCTTCAAAGAACGGGCTCGACGGGACCTCAGCCGCCTTGCTCTGAGCGCCGCCTTGCCCTGCAGCGAATGCGCCGCATGCCGTGCCCAAGCCAAGCGAGCTGGCCACCACCATCGCTAATCCAAAGTTGTTCATTGGTCGTTCTCCTAAAAGGCTTTCTCCTTACTAGTGCTTTGTCTTCCGCAAGAATCCCAGATCCAAGAATTCCAGATCAAAGATCAAAGATCAAAAGCTCAAACCTGTGGCAGCGCAGCCCGCGCTTTGCTCCGTGCGCCGCGCCAGTACAGCAGCAGGCCTATTCCCACCGATGCCACCGTGGCCACCACAATGCTGATCTCAAACAGCGCCACACTCTTGACGTCTTCTGACGGGACCATGGCCAGCGCCATGGAGCCCAGCGTGACGGCAAATCCCAAGATTCCCGCCACCCAAACGCCGGGTTTTCCACCCGGCACCAGCACCGCCTGTTCGCTCTCCCGGTCGGGCCGGTACGCCAGTTTGATCACGGCGGCGTACATATAGAGGAAGGGAATGAAATAGAGGATCACTGACATGTCCACCAGGAACAGGTATCCCTTGCGCAGCGTTGTGACGTAGGTAGTCAGAACCAGGATCACGCCGGAGATGCCGGCCTGCACCAGAATGGAAATCCAGGGCGTCTTCCAGCGTGGATGTAGATTTCCGAAGAACGCCGGCAAATAGTGATCAATGCCCGCCACAAACGGCACGCGCGCCACGCCGGCAACCGTTGCGCCGACGCCGCCGGCATTGCCCGCGGTCACCAGCAGGGCCGCCAGGATTCCAAACCACGCGATCCCCAGCATGGTGGAGCCGCCGGTCACCGCCTGAAATACGCCGTTGCGCGGGTCAACTTCCGCCGCAGGGCGCATCGCCAGCACGGCCACGGTCCCCAGAATGTAAATCACCGCAATCAGGCCCGCGGATGCATAGATCGCCCGGGGGAACGTCCTCTTCGGGTCGCGCACCTCTTCGCTCATGGCGCACACCAGCTCCATGCCGGTGAAGGCGAACGCAATCTGCGACCAGAAGGTCACCGTGCCCCAGTTCCATTGCGGCATCGCGTCATGCCAGGAGAAATGGGTCACGCTGCCGTGGCGCAGCGCAATGAATCCGCCGATGCCAATCAGCATCAGCAGCGGAATGTAAGTGCCCACGCCTCCGGCGTTCTGCAGCCATTTGCCGATGTTCAGTCCCACAATGTTCAGGACCACCGCAATGGCCAGCAGTCCTAACGACGTGCCCAGCGTGTACCATTTGTTGTCCGCCAGGTGCGCGTACTGCGGCCCGCCGACGTACACCGACATGGCCACGCTGGCGGCCAGCAGCCCGGGGAAATAGAAGAAGGTATAAATCCAGTACGCCCATCCCGCCACAAACCCGTGAAAATCTCCAAACGCTTCTTTACTCCATACGTAGAGCCCGCCTTCCGCCGGATAGCGCGTAGAGAGCTCGACGATAATCAGCGACGTAGGCAGAAAGAACAGCGTCGCCGCCAGCACCCACAGGCTGATGGACGACGTGCCGTAATGCGCAGCCGCGGCGATCCATCGCGGGCCCAGCACGGCGGCAATGTTGAACAGCAGCACGTCCCAAAATCCCATGGCGCGCCGCAGTTGCGGTTTTTGGTTGACGGTTTCCATTGGTGTGTCGCTTCGCTCCACGCCGCTCGTAAGCCAAACGTTCGAAAGCTCGGTCGGCTGCGCTGTATTACACAACGAAGGCCCAAGATTAGCAAAAGAAAATGCAATCCTTCTTCTTGATCTGGAGGCCGCCTGCGTCTCAGCTAACACATTAGGAATGTCATCCTGAGCGAGTCCGAGTCCTGCAACGCGGGACAAGGACGAGTCGAAGGACCCCGGAGGATGCCTCCGGCCACCATGCCGCTCCAGGGCGTTCTCACCATGACTGCTTGGTCTGGACAGAGATGTGAATCCTAATAACTTCGCCAACCGCCAATATCACCCATTCGCAATTTGACATCCCAGCTTCACCGCTTTACTTTGCTTGATGCGCAAACTAGTAGTTTCAGGAGGCAGGAATGCGGCGGTCTCTAGGAGTCTTCTCCTTTTTACTCATAGCAATTTTGCTGGCGGCCAGCGGCCTGGCCCAAGATGTGGCATCGTTTGAAAAGCGGACCACGGTCA
This window contains:
- a CDS encoding universal stress protein, with the protein product MKILLATDGSTFSEAAAKALALQFRPQDTEVLVLEVIEPLVYSTPPEMAAGWVPEMAERRKELAKLAEVSLAKAVEVLRAAGFKAETRIVDEEVRTGIVGTAEDWKADLIVLGSHGKRGVEKFLLGSVAESVARHAKCSVMIVRTPQVKKPAIKVA
- a CDS encoding superinfection immunity protein codes for the protein MNFAMILMQSDVPVPDFGAMLVGLLAVVLAIAAYFLPTIIASGRGHNNQGAICVLNLFLGWTVLGWLVALIWSASDNTGNRPPQVIYVMQPASPPPPQMPMNGGQR
- a CDS encoding APC family permease, which translates into the protein METVNQKPQLRRAMGFWDVLLFNIAAVLGPRWIAAAAHYGTSSISLWVLAATLFFLPTSLIIVELSTRYPAEGGLYVWSKEAFGDFHGFVAGWAYWIYTFFYFPGLLAASVAMSVYVGGPQYAHLADNKWYTLGTSLGLLAIAVVLNIVGLNIGKWLQNAGGVGTYIPLLMLIGIGGFIALRHGSVTHFSWHDAMPQWNWGTVTFWSQIAFAFTGMELVCAMSEEVRDPKRTFPRAIYASAGLIAVIYILGTVAVLAMRPAAEVDPRNGVFQAVTGGSTMLGIAWFGILAALLVTAGNAGGVGATVAGVARVPFVAGIDHYLPAFFGNLHPRWKTPWISILVQAGISGVILVLTTYVTTLRKGYLFLVDMSVILYFIPFLYMYAAVIKLAYRPDRESEQAVLVPGGKPGVWVAGILGFAVTLGSMALAMVPSEDVKSVALFEISIVVATVASVGIGLLLYWRGARSKARAALPQV